The DNA segment TTCGCTAAATTAGATTACTCCGCACTCAAAGCTGACCTCAAAGGTCTGCTGACTGAATCCCAACCCTGGTGGCCCGCCGACTGGGGCAGCTACATCGGTCTTTTTATCCGCATGGCATGGCACAGCGCCGGCACCTACCGTTCGGTTGACGGTCGCGGTGGCTCGGGGCGTGGTCAGCAGCGCTTCGCACCCCTCAACTCCTGGCCAGACAACGTCAGCCTCGATAAAGCTCGTCGTCTGTTATGGCCGGTAAAGCAAAAATACGGTCAAAAAATTTCGTGGGCCGATCTCTACATTCTTGCGGGTAACGTCGCGCTCGAAAATTCTGGCTTCCGTACTTTTGGGTTTGGTGCCGGTCGCGAAGACGTCTGGGAACCGGATCTGGACATCAACTGGGGCGACGAAACCGAATGGCTTGCACATCGTCACCCCGAAGAACTGGCAAAATCACCGCTGGGCGCAACTGAGATGGGGCTGATTTACGTCAACCCGGAAGGCCCGAACCACAGTGGCGATCCGGCCTCTGCCGCACCGGCTATCCGTGCCACTTTCGGTAATATGGGCATGAACGATGAAGAGATTGTCGCGCTTATCGCCGGTGGACATACGCTCGGTAAAACCCACGGCGCAGGCGAGGCCAGCCATGTCGGCGTTGATCCGGAAACCGCACCGATTGAATCGCAGGGGCTCGGCTGGGCAAGCAGCCACGGCACCGGCGTCGGCGCGGACGCCATCACCTCCGGTCTGGAAGTTATCTGGTCGCAGACGCCAACACAGTGGAGCAATTACTTCTTCGAAAACCTGTTCAAATACGAGTGGGTACAGACCCGCAGCCCGGCTGGTGCAATTCAGTTCGAGGCCACCAACGCACCGGATATCATTCCAGACCCTTTTGATCCGAATAAAAAACGCAAACCGACCATGCTGGTCACCGATCTGACTCTGCGTTTCGATCCTGAATTTGAAAAAATCTCCCGTCGTTTCCACAGCGATCCTCAGGCCTTCAACGAAGCCTTCGCGCGCGCCTGGTACAAACTGACTCACAGGGATATGGGGCCGAAAGCGCGTTACATCGGGCCGGAAGTGCCAAAAGAAGACTTAATCTGGCAGGATCCGCTGCCGGTTCCTGTGTATCACCCGACGGTTGCCGATATCGCCCAGCTGAAAGAAAAAATTGCGGCGTCCGGTCTTTCTGTCAGTGAGCTGACGTCTGTGGCATGGGCTTCGGCGTCCACTTTCCGCGGCGGTGACAAACGCGGAGGTGCCAACGGTGCGCGTCTGGCGCTGCAACCGCAAAGAAGCTGGGACGTTAACGCTACCGCAGCCCGTGTGTTGCCGACGCTGGAAGCTATTCAGCAGTCATTCGCAAAAGCCTCGCTGGCGGACGTGATTGTGCTGGCGGGTGTGGTCGGTGTTGAGAAGGCCGCGAAAGCCGTCAACGTGGAGATTGAGGTGCCGTTCACGGCAGGGCGCGTGGATGCCCGTCAGGATCAGACTGATATTGAATCGTTCGAACTGCTAAAACCGCGTGCGGATGGTTTCCGTAACTACCGTGGCGTTTACGGCCGAACCTCAACGGAGAATCTCCTGATCGACAAAGCACAGCAACTGACGCTTACCGCGCCGGAATTAACGGTGCTGGTGGGAGGGTTACGCTCACTGGGAACAAACTTCGACGGCGGCCAGCAAGGCGTTTTCACAGATATTGTGGGAGAACTCAATACTGACTTCTTCGTGAACCTGCTGGATATGCGCACCGAATGGAAGGCCACCGACGAGTCTGGCGAACGGTTTGAAGGGCGCGACCGCGCCAGCGGCGAAGTAAAATTCACCGCGACGCGTGCCGATCTGGTCTTCGGTTCCAACGCTGTTCTGCGCGCCAGCGCAGAGGTTTATGCCAGCGGTGATGCCAAAGAGAAATTTGTGAAAGACTTTGTCGCGTCATGGAACAAAGTGATGAATCTGGACCGTTTCGATCTCTGAAAATTGTTGCTCAGTCTTAACCGTGACACAGCAAACGTCAAAGCCCGCTTGAGTTTCCTCAAGCGGGCTTTTCTAATGCTTTTCTTTTGCAGAAAGCACGAAGGCCTGTGCTGATGGAGACAGATGGCGATAGCCGATGACGAGATCGAATTCAATTTCAGCGCCTGATAAGGGATGATAGGATCAAGGTTTATCAGTCTGCGTGGTAATGTCGACGTCGAACTGATTCTGCTCTGAGGATTTCGAGATGACCACCTTTCATCAACTTAATGCCATCAGCCTGCGTGGCCAACACATCTCTATGGCCGACTACGCGGGCAAGCTGGTTCTGGTGGTTAATACCGCCAGCCATTGTGGGTTCACGCCACAATACGCAGGGCTTGAAGCGCTCTACAGGAAGTACGCCGCGCAGGGTCTGATGGTGCTTGGTTTCCCCTGCAACCAGTTCGGTAAGCAGGAACCCGGTGGTGCCGAGGAAATCGCGCAGACCTGTCACATCAACTACGGTGTGAGTTTCCCGATGTTCGAGAAAGTGGAGGTCAACGGCGCAGCAACACACCCGGTTTTTCGTTACCTGAAGGATGAATTACCCGGCGTACTGGGCGGGCGGATCAAATGGAACTTCACTAAGTTTCTGATCGGACGAGATGGCAAACCGCTCCGGCGATTTGCACCGATCTCTACCCCGGAGAAAATAGAAGCCGCAATACTTACTGCGCTTGAAGGCAAAGCTTCGCTGTAATTAGAACTAAGGGCGGTAGAAAGAAGCCGCAACGCTCCGCGTTACGGCTACCGTCAAAAGCTTAACTGACAAGCATCAGGAAATAATCCGGGCTTCTTTTAACGACAATGATCAACAATTAGTGTTGACCGCCGCTGGCCGATAACGCAAAGGTGCCCACCGGCATAACTGGCAGATATTTTTGGTAATAATCGTGATAGTTTTTCACCGGATCAATATCCTTAAATAAATCAGGATAAAGAGATTTAGCGATAAACTGTACCATTGTGAAATCGACCAGCGTACGAGATGCGCCCTGATAAACGCCGTAGAGTTTACCATTCTGAATTGCCGGTAATGAATCCCAGCCGTCACGGTGAGTAAACCCGTTGAGTTTAGCTCTTGCTGCGGCTTCTTTGACGCCGATACCCATTTCTAGTGCCGTATCAACCTTATTGTTCTCCCTGCCGGAAATAAAAATCACATCCGGTCTGGCGACCAGCAACTGCTCAGGATTAATTTCGCCCCACTGTTTAACAAAAGGTGCTGCTATATTTTCACCGCCCGCAAGACGTAGCATCACACCCCACATATTTTCGCCATAGGTGAAGGAATACTCCGCTGGACCTTTATTACCAAACTCAATGTAGACTTTTGGCTTAGGCAGATTTGCCTGTCTGATCCTGTCTTCAATCAGCGTGATGTTATTTTTATAAAGCCGGGCCAGATCATTGGCGCGGTCAGTCTGACCGGTTAATACCCCGATTATTTCCGTGGATTTCACATGGTTTTCTACCGTCTGATCATTGTAATCGAGCACGACAACCGGAATATGCAAACTCTGAAGCTGCGTGACTTCATACTTCAACGCCGCGTACTGCCAGCTGGCTAAAATGACCACATCTGGCTTAAGGCTGATTAACTTTTCCAGCGACACGTTGTGCAGGTCGATCTCACCAATATCCGGAATGTCGGCAATGGAAGGGCGGTGTTTAATATACATATCCCAGTTGGCCGGCACTTTGCCATGCCAGGCTTCCCGCGAAATGCCGACAATATGATCAAACGCCTGTTCACCACCCACCGCCATATAATCTTCAAAATAGAAACCTAATACCGCTCTTTTCACCGGCGTATCTAAGGTTATTTTATTTCCCAGTACATCAGTCAGCGTGGTGGTGGCGGCATTGGCCTGACCGGTTATCGCAACGGACAGTATAAAAAGCAAACTTTGAAGTAACTTCATTTAATTCCCTTAGGTATTATGTGATTATTATCTGAGGCCGAGATTTAATTTTATAAAAAACAGATTTATTATTATTTAATTTTACTTAAGTTGCCGAAAAATAGAGAATCCCGCCCTGTTACTCTCGCGGTATTAAATTATACGATTGGTTGGTTGCATTAGTACAGTCAGAATCGGGAGCTGCGCTGACAGGCTGGGTAAAATAAAGGGCACTGTCTTAACCTTCAGGGACGTTTCGTCAATGTGCCGCGGGAAAAGATCGGAAGGGTCAGCGAACGTGGAGTGCCTACTGACTCGAAAGAACAGCGGCAATAATCATGTGATTCTCGGTCTCAGCAGACCTTCATCGGCGCGTGTTTTTCTGCGGTGTGCCAGAAGCGGACGTTAATATCACAACAGAAAGTTAGCGTGTGAGTATTTGTCACTGAACTTAAAAGTTTCAATTCCATTTATAAAGAAAATATCATACTTTTATGAATCATCTGGCACCGTCCAGTCGCTTAGCTACGGCACCGCCCATCGCTATGCTATTGATTAACAACCATGAGGTTGATCATGCAGCATCCCGTTAAATTTGGTCGTATAGCAGCCGTAATACCCGTAAAAAACATCAAAATCTCGCTCCGACGAACGAAGAGGGGGCAGCTGTTCATTCGAAGGAAGTAAGATGCTTTTGCCAGATTTGAGCTTTATAAAAACCCTCTATTACACGTCATTTCAAGAATGAGTCGTCCCTTGTTTATTTCTCTGGACGGGCCCAAGGGCGTCGGCAAAACCACACTGCTGGAGGCCATTACGAAAGTACTAAGGGCCGACAATAAAAAGGTGATCCGACTTTGCGAGAAAAAAAGTGATCCCTTTAGGAGGGAAACAATGGCCCTCGTTAATAGGCTTGCCAGAAATCCCGTACGGGAGTTGGAGTGGGAGGTTTGTGAGCGCCTGGCTGATAGCCGGGCATGGATTTCACAGCATGTGCTGACTAAACAGCCACCGGACAGCATTATCTTGATGGATCGCTGGTATCCATCGGACGCCGCGTTTCGCCGGATGGTCCCATTTGCAGAGATTTTACAACTTAATATTGCACGAAACGTGCGAAGGCCAGACCTGCATGTCGGGGTTGTTACTGCACCTGATATTTCTTGGGCGAGGGCCGCGTCCCGAACGCGCGGGCTAAGCAGTACTGTGATTCAAAAGCTGGAAGAACATGTCGCTTGTACCGAGGCATTCGAGCGAGAAAATGCAAATTATGGCTGGGTTTTATGCCGTAATGAAGGAACGATCGAAGACGCAACGATGCAGGTCATTTCTGAGATTTACAGAGTGCCTGGATGCCCTTAGGCATCGGTTTTGCGGGCAGAGATTTTGCCGCATGACGCCCCTAGCTACGGCAATCTATTACCACCAATAGCAAAAATCCCGCTTAAGTTTCCTTAAGCGGGATTTTCTAATTTGGCTCCTCTGACTGGACTCGAACCAGTGACATACGGATTAACAGTCCGCCGTTCTACCGACTGAACTACAGAGGAATCGTGTGAACGGGGCGCATAATATCCAGCGGACGCCTGGGTGTCAACGCTAAATTCGATAAAATACTCTGACTGCTCAGCATCTAATCAATACGGCTGAAAATCACCATTTTGAGCCTGAAAATATGTCTTCTCTGGCCCGATTAACAATCGCAGCGTTGTCCGCGACGTTGCCGTGCCAGCGGGTCTTGTTGATAAAAACGTGTGAAATGGCCGTATACCAGCGGAAAACGGTCGGAGAGCAATTCTGGCGCACTAAAGAAGTATTCGGAAAGCACCGCAAAACACTCGGCGGCATCGGTGGCGGCGTAGGCGTCCATGCTGGCAGCTTCTTCGCCGACGGTGTCTATCTCATCTTGCAGGTTCTGCATCGCGGCCTGCAAATCGTGCTCCCAGGCAACTATTTCCCGCAGCGCGATCGGCGGAATACCGGTGACTTCGCCACCGTTGCGCATATCCAGCTTGTGCGCAGCTTCATGAATGATGAGATTAAAGCCGGAGTTATCGAACGAATCTTCGATATCTTGCCAGTTCAGCACGATAGGACCCTGATCCCAGCTCTGTCCGGCATGGATTTGCATACCGGCGTGGATCAGCCCGTTCTCGTCCTGCCACGGCGTATCAACCACGAAAGGGGAAGGATAGAGCAGGATTTCATGAAAGCCATCGAGCCATGCCGCGCCCAGTTCCATTACCGGCAGGGCGAACAGCAGTGCGATGCGTGCCTGCATCTGTTCGGTCAGCACGACGCCCTGCAACGGCACCAGCCTTTTATGTTGCAGCAGTTGGCTGGCGATTTGGATCAGGCGTTGTTGCTCTTCTTCGTTCAGCGAGGACAACAGCGGGATATTCAGCGCATCGTTCCATGCATCTGATTTCTCGATTTTCAGCTCATTTGCTTTCCACGGCCACTTAATCATCATTTTGCTCGCAAAGTGATTACGTAAACTGTCAGTGCCTGAGGCTAAAATGTTACTCCAAAACAAGTAACTTCAATAAGTTAGCGTCGTGCTGCACGGGTTCTGAGTGGATGTTACACATACGCTGATTTTAAGCAAAATGTGCAGTCATCTAATAAGACATAGCTCACGTTATTCCTTTAACCACTTTTCGACAAAATCATTGGCCGCTACCGGCTTGCCGAAAAAGTATCCTTGCAGGAATTCGATCTGGTACGGCGTCAGGTAATCGACCTGCGCCTGCGTCTCGACCCCTTCGGCGACAATGACCATTTGCAGTCGCTTCGCCAGGTCGATCACGTTGTCGACAATATGCCCGGCCAGCGCGTCGGTGCCGATGCGGCCAATGAAACTTTGGTCGATTTTTAAGATATCAATGTGGAATTTTTGCAAATACGCCAGACTGGAATGGCCGGTGCCGAAGTCATCCAGCGCAATCAGCACGCCCATCCGGCGCAGCCCGTTGAACAGGCTTTGCGTCGTCTCCGTTTGTTCGATCAGCTCACGTTCGGTGAGCTCGAGCACCAGTTTAACCGGATTAACTTTGAAGGCGTCGATGAAAGCTTTGCAATCTTCCACCAGCGTCAGATCTTTAAAATGGCTGGCGCAGATGTTGAAGCCGAAATGGAAACCTTTCGGTAAGCCGGCGGCCAGCGGGCCAAACTGTTCACGAACCTGTTCCATCATTGCACGGGTCATCGGAACAATCAGGCCGCTTTCCTCGGCCAGGGGAATAAACTGATAAGGCGGGATCAATCCGGACTGCGGATGCTGCCAGCGCATCAGCACTTCGCAGCCGGTAATCTGATGGTGAGTGCCGTCCACCACCGGTTGCAGGTACGGAATAAACTGCTTCTTCTCCATCGCCGCTCTCAGCGCCGTCACCGGTGTCGCAAACCGGCCAAGCAACTGGTAGATCATAAAAGCGACAAACACCCCGACCAGCGGGAAGAGCACCAGACTGGCGGTGGCATAATCAAAGATATAGCGCCAGTGATCGCTTTTACGGATCACCAGCCGCATCTCATAAGGGTATTGTTTTGACGCCAGCATCATGCGCTCGCCTTCCGGCCAGCCTTCTTCACGATGAATTTTGCCCTGATTATCCATCCACTGATCGCCGACTTTCAGCACCAGATAGGTATGGGTGCTGAGCAGGTTGAGGATGTTATGCAGGAAATAACCATCGACGCCAATCAGAACACCGTTACCATCAACGTCGCGGCGATAGGCGATTAGCGGATGATCCGGCGTGACGGCATTGCCGCTCATCAACAGCAGTTGCCCGCCGGCGTAGTCGCCAGTTGAGACGTAATCAATGTTATGGCCAAACAGGGAGGTACAGTAAATGGTATCGCCACGATAGAGGTTAACGGTGCGCACGTTCGGTACTCTGGCGACCTGCCAGCGTAATGCCTGAATAGTGTCTTCGGTGCAGGGCGTGCCGACGAGTGAACGAACGGCATTGGCAGCTTCGGTTGCATTGTTGAGTGTCATGTCCACCAGGCGTACGGATTGTGCCAGGCTGGCGGCGGTATCCTTACGCAGGCCCTGCGAGGTCTGCCACGAAATGGCTAACGTGCCCAGTGCGGCGACCGCCAGAAAAGCCAGTATCGACAGACAAAGTCTGAATCGCGGGCGGTATTGCCAGGGTACGGAGAGGGCCAAAGGAGTATCCACCGTTAAGAATTTGTGAAGGTTGACTGTCTTTAATATAACGCATAATGGGGCGAAACTGCTGGACAGGTGATGAGATCGAGCGGGAAATTTTTTCGTTATGTACCTGAGGCCCAAACCGAAAAATCAGTTTGTGCGGTTTCATTTTGCAGGGAAGCCTAAAGTTTGTAGCATAAGCCTTTACGCCGCCTGTCAGACAACAACATCAGGACGATCCCATGCTTCCCCGCTTTAAACTGCTTTTGTGTGCCGCTGCTTTATCTCTTTGTGCGAGCGGCTCTGCGCTGGCCGCCGATGCGCCATCCTACGGGCCGCAGTTGCAGGGTTTTGATTACCCGTTTTCGCTAAAACAGTTCTCTTTTACCTCGCAGGGTGCACCGCTTCAGATGGGCTATCTGGACGTCTCGCCGGTCGGGCGCAAGAACGGTCAGACGGTGGTGCTGATGCACGGTAAAAACTTCTGCGCCGCCACCTGGGGCGATACCATTTCGGCGCTGGCGGGGAAAGGTTATCGGGTAATTGCGCCCGATCAGGTGGGGTTCTGCTCATCCACCAAGCCCGGCCATTATCAGTACAGCTTCCAGCAGCTGGCGATCAATACCCATGAACTGCTTAAAAGCCTGAAGATCACCAAAGCTGTGATTGTCGGGCATTCGACCGGCGGGATGTTAGCGACGCGCTACAGTCTGATGTTCCCGGCGGAAGTCTCAAAACTGGTAATGGTGAATCCTATAGGTCTGGAAGACTGGAAAGCCAAAGGTGTGCCGTACCGCACCGTCGATCAGTGGTATGACCGCGAGCTGAAAACCTCGGCGGAGAGCATCAGGCAATACGAGCTGAAAACCTACTACGTAAATAAATGGAAACCGGAATATGACCGTTGGGTAGATATGCTGGCGGGGCTGAACAACGGGCCGGGGCATAAACTGGTGGCGTGGAACTCAGCGCTTATTTACGACATGATCTTCACTCAGCCGGTGTTTTACGAATTTAAAAATCTGCGCGTGCCAACTACGCTGATGATCGGCACAGCCGATACCACGGCCATCGGCAGTGACATTGCTCCGGCGGCAGTGAAAGCCAAAATCGGTCACTATAACGTGCTGGGCAAACAAGCCGCGAAGTTGATCCCACATGCGAAATTAATTGAATTTAAAGGGCTTGGCCATGCGCCACAGATGGAAGAGCCGGAGAAATTTAACGCCGCACTGTTGAAAACATTAGCAAACTGATTTCTGCCACAATGTAAAAACCGCAGCTTGTAAGGGCTGCGGTTTATTTTGTCTGCAATTTACCGTAACAGCGATTAACGCAGGTTATCCGGGAAGTTAGCCGGTAACTCGCTGGCTGCGCAGGCGATCACCGAGTCGTTATCCGCACCGCAGTCACGGACGAAGGTGATGGTGGCGAATTCGTCGATCACTTCGGTCGGATAGGCTGGTCCGGCATCCCGATAAGCATTCATCAGCGGAATATGGTCGTTCTGGAAACAGACAGTTTTTTCCGGATTGTTCATTACCCAACGCGGGAAGAAGATGGTGCCGTGGAAAACGTTATCGCCCAGATTCACAATCAGGCTGACGTCAGTCCCGGTCGGCTCAGTCCATGAGATTTTATACACATCAGAGGCCACGCGGACAATGTAAGCTTTCTGGTCTTTTACCCAACGATTACCCACCAGACCGCTGTGAATGCGGTAATCCAGCGTTTCGGCGTTTTTCACATAGATTTCATAGTTCCAGCCGTTGTCGTAGGTATAAATCACATGTTTTCCAACGAAACCGCTCAGGTCATGTTTATCAAAGTTGCTCATGGTGATTCTCCTTAATGTGTTCGGGATGAAACGTTTCGTTTCGATGGGAGAATAATACGCCGCAAATTTTTGATAAAAAAACGCTGATATACGATAAAAGCAATCGGATAAATAGATGTATTATGCACAGAGCCAACGGCTTCAGATAAGGATAAGAATATGGCGCTGCCAAGAACTACGCTGGAACAATGGGTTGTGCTGCAAACCGTGATTGAGCAGGGGAGTTTTGCGCAGGCGGCGACGGTGCTTAATCGAAGTCAGTCGTCGGTGAGTTACGCGTTGAGTGGATTGCAGGAGCGCCTCGGGCTGCCATTGCTGGAAATCAACGGACGCAAAGCCTTGCTGACCGAACAAGGGCGCGCCTTGCTGGCGCAGGCGTCGCCGCTTATCTCTGCGTTTTTGCAACTGGAACATCGCGCCGCCGGGCTGCGGGGAGGCGTGCGCACTGAGCTGAGTCTGGTTGTCGACAGCGTGTTCCCGAAAGATCGCTTATTCCGGGCGCTGAAAGCCTTTCAGCAGGAGTTTCCGGACACGCAGGTGCACCTGACGGAAATTCTGCGGGGCGAAAGTATTGAGCAATTAAATGAGCGATCGGCGGATTTGTACATCACTACGCTGGCTGCGGAAAATGCCATTCACGGGCGGTTTCTTCTGGATGTAGATTTCGTGCCGGTGGCGAAAAGCGATCACCCGCTGTTACAGCTGCCCGCGCCACTTTCCGCCGAAGATCTGGCGCGCTTCCCGTTAATCTCGGTGGCTGACCGGCGTTCGCAGCCCACGGAGAATCGGGCAACCGGGCAGGCGGCAAACTGGACATTTACTACGGTGGCCGCAGCGATAGAAGCAATTTCGGTCGGCGTGGGATACGGCTGGCTGCCGCTGGGAAGTGTCGAGAAAGTACTGGAGAGTGGCGTGCTCAGCCGCCTGATGCTGGCAGCACGAACGGTGCGGCAAACGGCGCTGTACATGGTGATGGATAAAGAATCGCAAAACTTTGATCAGACGATCGGGACGCTTTCGCAGTGTATTCTGGCGGAGTGTGAAATGCTGCCCTGAATTTCAGGGCAGCCATTGTTCATCTTACGGTTTTTTGCAGGCCGCGAGGATATCCAGCTGCGGGTCGCGTTCTCTGGTTTGCACGTTCATCGCGCTCAGAACGGTATGGAACAGGTTATCCTGCGACACATCATTTTTCGCCGCATTGGCTTTCAGGCAAGACATATCGATCCCCTGTGCCTTTGCATAACCGTCGGACAGCCAGAACAGCATCGGCACGTGCGTCTGCTGCGCCGGGGCGACGCTGTACGGCGTGCCGTGCAAATAAAGGCCATTTTCGCCCAGCGATTCCCCGTGGTCTGAAAGATAAATCACCGCCACATTATACTTATCCTGATACTGCTTTGCCTTTTCAATCACCTGCGATACCACGTAATCCGTGTAGTAAAGGGTATTGTCGTAGGTATTCACCAGCTGTTCTTGTGTACAGTTTTCGATGTCACTGCGCGGGCAGTCCGGGGTGAATTTACGAAATTCCGGCGGATAGCGTTTTGAGTAGGTCGGACCGTGGCTGCCAATTAAATGCAGGCCGATCAGCGTATTTTTACCGTCGGGCTTGATGTCATCGTCGATATTTTGCAGCAGCGCCATGTCGTAGCAGGTATCACCATCGCAATATTTACCGTCTTTTTTGGTGTCGATGATGACGTTTGGCACACGGTCGCAGACGCCTTTGCACCCTTCGTCATTGTCTTTCCAGAACACTGACACGCCGGCTTTATGCAGGATATCCAGCAGACCTTCGCTGTTACGCGCGCGGTTGGCATCATAGTTGGTGCGTTTCATATTGGAAAACATACAGGGAACCGAAATCGCCGTGGCAGTACCGCAGGAGGTCATGTGGTTGAAGAACACCACGTCCGGCATAGCCTGCGTGTATTCGTTGGTCGGCTTAGCGTAACCGTTTGAAGACTGATTCTGCGCGCGGGCAGTTTCGCCGATCACCAGGAACACCAGATTCGGTTTTTCACCCGATTTCTGCACAAGTTTTGCATCGTTACCGATGCTCTGGAACGGCATCTTCTTGGTGAAATAGCGGTGATTCATATACTGGAACGCGCTGTAGAGATAGTTGGTCGGCACGATTTCCAGATTCAGGGTGCGGTTGTTGCGCCCGACCGAGGCGTAATCTTTATAGAACACCCCCGCAATGGAAGCGACGATCGCCAGTGACACGATCATTGACACCAGGCGTACACCGAGTCGTCGAAGAGGGGTTTTGCCATAGCTGACTGGGGTGAACAACAGCAGGAGTGCAGGTAATACGCCTGTGAGTAGAAACCACAGCACTACCCGCATATTGAGATAGGAGGTTGCTTCCGCCGACTGCGTCTCCAGAATATTTTCAATCATCCCGCGATCGAAAACCACCTGATAGGTCATCATTGCGAAGCTGGCGAGCGCGCTGACCGGTAAAATAATAATGAAGAATGGTTTAAGCAACGGACGGAAACTGAAAGGGGTGAACACAAAGTTCAGGGCGAAAAAAAGCACCACGGGAATGGTCAGTGCAAACGCCAGATTGTAAGCGGGCAGCGCATGCAGGATACGGTAAAAATGTAACAAAATTGGCAGGTTAACGATAAACGTAAAATACAAACTAAGCAGCAAAGTCAGCCGGAAGTAGCTGATCTTCGGAAATAAATAGCGCAATGAAAACTCCCAAAAAGCTGAAGGGTGCTGGCGTTAACGGCCCGAAACCATAACGCACATAAATGAATTGTGCGGAATCATAATATTGCTAGCTTAAGAAAGCCTTAAACTAAATGTCATAAATTGTTCACAGCTCTCATTTTTAAGAAAGGTTCAGAAAATAAATAAAATATAGTTGGCTGGGTTTACGCCTCTAAACCCTTATGCTGGGCGGCATAGCAGGAGAGTTGCGCAAAAAGTAATCGACCTGTTTATAGCTTTCTGAGTGCACCTCCCGACTCATTCTGATCTTCCCGCTGGTTAATCCAGATTCGGTTTAATTTACCACTGACGTTTACGGCGTTCGGCTTTTGCACGCAGAGCGGTTGTCAGAAGGATTTTGCGTTGATTTCATCTTCGGCCACAATTGCGGCCAGCAGTATCATTGAACCTGGTGTCATTATCGGTCCGCATGTCGTTGTCGGGCCTTTCTGCTTTATCTCTGCCGGTGTGCGGATCGGAGAAGGCACCGTCATTGCCTCGCACGTCGTCATTAATGGCGATACCAGTATCGGTCGTGAGAACCGAATTGGCATGGGATCGTCAGTCGGCGAAATCAGTCAGGATTTAAAGTATGACGGTGAACCGGCTCGCCTCGTAATGGGTGATGGAAATGACATTGGCCGC comes from the Enterobacteriaceae bacterium Kacie_13 genome and includes:
- a CDS encoding ABC transporter substrate-binding protein produces the protein MKLLQSLLFILSVAITGQANAATTTLTDVLGNKITLDTPVKRAVLGFYFEDYMAVGGEQAFDHIVGISREAWHGKVPANWDMYIKHRPSIADIPDIGEIDLHNVSLEKLISLKPDVVILASWQYAALKYEVTQLQSLHIPVVVLDYNDQTVENHVKSTEIIGVLTGQTDRANDLARLYKNNITLIEDRIRQANLPKPKVYIEFGNKGPAEYSFTYGENMWGVMLRLAGGENIAAPFVKQWGEINPEQLLVARPDVIFISGRENNKVDTALEMGIGVKEAAARAKLNGFTHRDGWDSLPAIQNGKLYGVYQGASRTLVDFTMVQFIAKSLYPDLFKDIDPVKNYHDYYQKYLPVMPVGTFALSASGGQH
- a CDS encoding glutathione peroxidase, producing MTTFHQLNAISLRGQHISMADYAGKLVLVVNTASHCGFTPQYAGLEALYRKYAAQGLMVLGFPCNQFGKQEPGGAEEIAQTCHINYGVSFPMFEKVEVNGAATHPVFRYLKDELPGVLGGRIKWNFTKFLIGRDGKPLRRFAPISTPEKIEAAILTALEGKASL
- a CDS encoding thymidylate kinase, with translation MSRPLFISLDGPKGVGKTTLLEAITKVLRADNKKVIRLCEKKSDPFRRETMALVNRLARNPVRELEWEVCERLADSRAWISQHVLTKQPPDSIILMDRWYPSDAAFRRMVPFAEILQLNIARNVRRPDLHVGVVTAPDISWARAASRTRGLSSTVIQKLEEHVACTEAFERENANYGWVLCRNEGTIEDATMQVISEIYRVPGCP
- the mtfA gene encoding DgsA anti-repressor MtfA, with product MIKWPWKANELKIEKSDAWNDALNIPLLSSLNEEEQQRLIQIASQLLQHKRLVPLQGVVLTEQMQARIALLFALPVMELGAAWLDGFHEILLYPSPFVVDTPWQDENGLIHAGMQIHAGQSWDQGPIVLNWQDIEDSFDNSGFNLIIHEAAHKLDMRNGGEVTGIPPIALREIVAWEHDLQAAMQNLQDEIDTVGEEAASMDAYAATDAAECFAVLSEYFFSAPELLSDRFPLVYGHFTRFYQQDPLARQRRGQRCDC
- the katG gene encoding catalase/peroxidase HPI, giving the protein MVEADREADVSKCPFHTGNSNKASGGGTSNRDWWPNQLRVDLLNQHSSRSNPLGDTFDYRKEFAKLDYSALKADLKGLLTESQPWWPADWGSYIGLFIRMAWHSAGTYRSVDGRGGSGRGQQRFAPLNSWPDNVSLDKARRLLWPVKQKYGQKISWADLYILAGNVALENSGFRTFGFGAGREDVWEPDLDINWGDETEWLAHRHPEELAKSPLGATEMGLIYVNPEGPNHSGDPASAAPAIRATFGNMGMNDEEIVALIAGGHTLGKTHGAGEASHVGVDPETAPIESQGLGWASSHGTGVGADAITSGLEVIWSQTPTQWSNYFFENLFKYEWVQTRSPAGAIQFEATNAPDIIPDPFDPNKKRKPTMLVTDLTLRFDPEFEKISRRFHSDPQAFNEAFARAWYKLTHRDMGPKARYIGPEVPKEDLIWQDPLPVPVYHPTVADIAQLKEKIAASGLSVSELTSVAWASASTFRGGDKRGGANGARLALQPQRSWDVNATAARVLPTLEAIQQSFAKASLADVIVLAGVVGVEKAAKAVNVEIEVPFTAGRVDARQDQTDIESFELLKPRADGFRNYRGVYGRTSTENLLIDKAQQLTLTAPELTVLVGGLRSLGTNFDGGQQGVFTDIVGELNTDFFVNLLDMRTEWKATDESGERFEGRDRASGEVKFTATRADLVFGSNAVLRASAEVYASGDAKEKFVKDFVASWNKVMNLDRFDL
- a CDS encoding EAL domain-containing protein, with amino-acid sequence MALSVPWQYRPRFRLCLSILAFLAVAALGTLAISWQTSQGLRKDTAASLAQSVRLVDMTLNNATEAANAVRSLVGTPCTEDTIQALRWQVARVPNVRTVNLYRGDTIYCTSLFGHNIDYVSTGDYAGGQLLLMSGNAVTPDHPLIAYRRDVDGNGVLIGVDGYFLHNILNLLSTHTYLVLKVGDQWMDNQGKIHREEGWPEGERMMLASKQYPYEMRLVIRKSDHWRYIFDYATASLVLFPLVGVFVAFMIYQLLGRFATPVTALRAAMEKKQFIPYLQPVVDGTHHQITGCEVLMRWQHPQSGLIPPYQFIPLAEESGLIVPMTRAMMEQVREQFGPLAAGLPKGFHFGFNICASHFKDLTLVEDCKAFIDAFKVNPVKLVLELTERELIEQTETTQSLFNGLRRMGVLIALDDFGTGHSSLAYLQKFHIDILKIDQSFIGRIGTDALAGHIVDNVIDLAKRLQMVIVAEGVETQAQVDYLTPYQIEFLQGYFFGKPVAANDFVEKWLKE